CCAAATCTCTTGCGTCATTTTCTGCAAGTGAACCCATTTTTAAGGAGGTAGCTAAGCAGAAACATAAAGATGGCTACACTTGCACTCACTGTCATTCAAATAATGTTGTCCGATTCGGGAAGTATTCCGTTAAAGTAGGAATGAAAACAATGGAACGTCAGCGTTATCGCTGCAAAGATTGCAGGAAAACTTTTACCGATTTCACGAACACTCCTTTACGTGGGTCTCACCTTCCTCATAAATGGCTGGATTTCATTCAGTGTATGATTGAAGGGTACTCTTTACGCAAGGCATCTGAGATTATTGAAGTCCACTACGTCACCCTTTTCTATTGGAGGCATAAGATTTTATCCGCTTTGAAACAAATGGATTTCGACCAATTTTCTGGTATCGTCGAAATGGACGAGACCTATTTCTTGTACTCTGAAAAAGGGAAACGAAATTTAAAAGGACGTAAAGCTCGCAAGCGTGGCGGTGCTTCTCAGTTCCGTGGCATCAGCAGAGAACAGGTTTGTGTGTTGATTGCCAGAGACCGTAAAAAATTGACTTATTCCAAAGTGATTGGGCAAGGACGTATTGTAAAATCCCGCTTAGAGAAGGCAATTGGCTCCAAGCTATCCAAATCGAATACCTTATGTACTGACGCGTGGCGAGCTTTCAAAACCTATGCAAAAGATAAAGGATTAGAGCATTATCCCTTCAAATCAGACGGGAAGGAACGAGTCAAAGGGCTTTACCATATCCAAAATGTCAATAACTATCATAGCCGCTTGAAAGGCTGGATGGACCGCTTCAATGGTGTGGCGACAAAATACCTCGACCACTATTTGAGTTGGTTTCAATTCCTGGACGTAATCAGATTCCGTAATGATTCCGCAACCGTAAGTAAAATGGTTATTGATAGTTGCTTATTATCGACCAATGCTACTTACGATAGATTAAGATTATCTTCATTTAAGGCATAGTATTATTTTTTCAGTATGGCAAACAAATGCGACTCGTAGGGAGGGGTTTGTATGAAACAAACAAGGATAGGCTCTTGGACTATCGAGGTAGATGTTAATAAAACCAAAGAATTTTATGATAATTATCATTTAATCACCGAAGATTGTGATTGTGATTATTGTGCTAATTATGTTTTAGTTTGTGAAAAGTTACCGCCAGAGATTAAAGACCTTTTTAATTTACTTGGTATTGACCCTCTTAAGGAGGGAGAGGTTTCTGAATATATGGAGAATAAAAATGGCACACATTTATACGGTGCATTTTATCATATTGTCGGCAGAATAATTGAAGGACCC
The nucleotide sequence above comes from Pontibacillus chungwhensis. Encoded proteins:
- a CDS encoding IS1595 family transposase, producing the protein MTLTDIIKEIQKLNTSDQLRLKEFFTKSLASFSASEPIFKEVAKQKHKDGYTCTHCHSNNVVRFGKYSVKVGMKTMERQRYRCKDCRKTFTDFTNTPLRGSHLPHKWLDFIQCMIEGYSLRKASEIIEVHYVTLFYWRHKILSALKQMDFDQFSGIVEMDETYFLYSEKGKRNLKGRKARKRGGASQFRGISREQVCVLIARDRKKLTYSKVIGQGRIVKSRLEKAIGSKLSKSNTLCTDAWRAFKTYAKDKGLEHYPFKSDGKERVKGLYHIQNVNNYHSRLKGWMDRFNGVATKYLDHYLSWFQFLDVIRFRNDSATVSKMVIDSCLLSTNATYDRLRLSSFKA